Proteins from a single region of Callithrix jacchus isolate 240 chromosome 12, calJac240_pri, whole genome shotgun sequence:
- the MPV17L gene encoding mpv17-like protein isoform X1, with protein MAGWWPALSRAARRHPWPTNVLLYAALFSSGDALQQRLRGAQNDWRQTRRVATVVVTFHANFNYVWLSLLERALPGRAPRIVLAKVLCDQVVAAPIAVSAFYAGMSILQGKDDIFLDLKQKFWNTYMSGLLYWPFVQLTNFSLVPVQWRTAYSGLCSFLWAIFLCFSQQSGDGTFKSALPFFHTKGSSAIKGSPEK; from the exons ATGGCGGGCTGGTGGCCGGCGTTGTCGCGCGCGGCCCGGCGCCACCCGTGGCCCACCAATGTGCTGCTCTACGCCGCGCTCTTCTCGTCCGGGGATGCGCTGCAGCAGCGGCTGCGCGGCGCCCAGAACGACTGGCGCCAGACGCGGCGCGTGGCCACCGTGGTGGTGACCTTCCACGCCAACTTCAACTACGTGTGGCTGAGCCTGCTGGAGCGCGCGCTCCCGGGCCGCGCGCCACGAATCGTGCTGGCCAAAGTACTGTGCGACCAGGTGGTTGCCGCGCCCATAGCTGTCTCGGCCTTCTACGCCG GTATGAGCATTCTCCAGGGAAAGGATGACATATTTTTGGACctgaaacagaaattctggaataCCTATATG AGCGGACTGCTGTACTGGCCCTTCGTACAG CTGACCAACTTCAGCCTCGTTCCTGTTCAGTGGAGAACGGCTTACTCGGGGCTCTGTTCTTTTCTCTGGGCCATCTTCCTCTGTTTTTCCCAGCAGAGTGGTGACGGCACATTCAAGTCAGCTCTTCCCTTTTTTCATACCAAGGGGAGCAGTGCTATCAAAGGGTCCCCGGAGAAATGA
- the MPV17L gene encoding mpv17-like protein isoform X2, translated as MAGWWPALSRAARRHPWPTNVLLYAALFSSGDALQQRLRGAQNDWRQTRRVATVVVTFHANFNYVWLSLLERALPGRAPRIVLAKVLCDQVVAAPIAVSAFYAGMSILQGKDDIFLDLKQKFWNTYMCSHAPDLASGSPSKLVPVSYDVTQLLSPFLLLADCCTGPSYS; from the exons ATGGCGGGCTGGTGGCCGGCGTTGTCGCGCGCGGCCCGGCGCCACCCGTGGCCCACCAATGTGCTGCTCTACGCCGCGCTCTTCTCGTCCGGGGATGCGCTGCAGCAGCGGCTGCGCGGCGCCCAGAACGACTGGCGCCAGACGCGGCGCGTGGCCACCGTGGTGGTGACCTTCCACGCCAACTTCAACTACGTGTGGCTGAGCCTGCTGGAGCGCGCGCTCCCGGGCCGCGCGCCACGAATCGTGCTGGCCAAAGTACTGTGCGACCAGGTGGTTGCCGCGCCCATAGCTGTCTCGGCCTTCTACGCCG GTATGAGCATTCTCCAGGGAAAGGATGACATATTTTTGGACctgaaacagaaattctggaataCCTATATG tgCTCACACGCCccagatttggccagtgggagtCCCTCCAAGCTCGTTCCTGTGTCCTATGACGTCACCCAgcttctttctccatttcttctttt AGCGGACTGCTGTACTGGCCCTTCGTACAG CTGA
- the MPV17L gene encoding mpv17-like protein isoform X3, producing the protein MAGWWPALSRAARRHPWPTNVLLYAALFSSGDALQQRLRGAQNDWRQTRRVATVVVTFHANFNYVWLSLLERALPGRAPRIVLAKVLCDQVVAAPIAVSAFYAERTAVLALRTADQLQPRSCSVENGLLGALFFSLGHLPLFFPAEW; encoded by the exons ATGGCGGGCTGGTGGCCGGCGTTGTCGCGCGCGGCCCGGCGCCACCCGTGGCCCACCAATGTGCTGCTCTACGCCGCGCTCTTCTCGTCCGGGGATGCGCTGCAGCAGCGGCTGCGCGGCGCCCAGAACGACTGGCGCCAGACGCGGCGCGTGGCCACCGTGGTGGTGACCTTCCACGCCAACTTCAACTACGTGTGGCTGAGCCTGCTGGAGCGCGCGCTCCCGGGCCGCGCGCCACGAATCGTGCTGGCCAAAGTACTGTGCGACCAGGTGGTTGCCGCGCCCATAGCTGTCTCGGCCTTCTACGCCG AGCGGACTGCTGTACTGGCCCTTCGTACAG CTGACCAACTTCAGCCTCGTTCCTGTTCAGTGGAGAACGGCTTACTCGGGGCTCTGTTCTTTTCTCTGGGCCATCTTCCTCTGTTTTTCCCAGCAGAGTGGTGA